Sequence from the Salvelinus alpinus chromosome 35, SLU_Salpinus.1, whole genome shotgun sequence genome:
TCAAACAATGGATAATGCCATTATATTTTGGTCTCAAGTCCAGTCCATCACTCACTGCAGAGAAAGTACAAGGCAGGGGAAAATATACACTGTCAGAGTCAACAGAACATCAACTGTCCATGCAAGTTatagccaggtagctagctactactaTGTTATTACCATGTGCTGATTGCATCATTTGCAGGTTCCCAATCTTACACCTGTCAAATGTAGAAGTTAGCTAGCTGCTGCAAATCCTTTTTAGTCCGGACAAATAAACAACTTGTAGCTAAGAGTTTTAGAACCACACATTGACATACGTTACCTGCAAACCTGATTTTGACAAGGTCAAGAGGGTGAAGCACCAGTGTTGACACGACTCCTCCACTGAGTCCTGCAACCAAATTCTCTATTTTGACATGGCTGTAGACTTGCTGGATATATTCAGTTATGGAGAAAGGTGTGCTACTTCCAGGGGATCCCGAAGAACCAGGAGCAGGAAGTCCTGTTGCAGCTGTCTCTTGATTTGAAGCAACAGGACTCATGTTTAGCTAGTTATTCTGTGAATTTAGCTAGAAGTTAACGTCAGCTACTTGATTATTCAGATGTTATTCAACAGAACGCGTACGGTATCATGCTACAGTAAAATCTAATCCCGGAATCCAAAAGGCACATACTTGAAGTAATCACATCATATTTTAAAACGTTTTAGTGACCCACGTTTTTGTCATGTGGACAAGCTACATTTCTGTCTGGCACGACCTTTCCAATGACTCGTTCGCAGCAGTTATGCCGCGTTCAAACCAACTGGAGGTTTCCGACTTCAgtaagttcaagacaactgggaacgagCTCCGCTTGAGAAAAATCTTTTGAACGGttatccaactcagaattccaagccGGGAACTCGGGCCCCTTGCTTGAACTCCGACTTTCCAACTTGAATATGACTGCCGctctttccgagttcccagttgtcttgaacgcaccaaTATGTTTTAGGAAATGTGACGCAATGTGGAGGACTTTACTATCCCATAATGCAACAATGAACAGCACACCCCCAACCACAAATCCTCTAGATGGCAGTCTGTAGATTTGCAACAGTCGCAGCGTGTGTTATGAAGCTGCACTTACGTTGGTGATCTGAAATTGTAAACAAAATGAGTTGCTTATGGATGGGTAATGTAAGTCCTGATATGTTATTATAATAACGTTGCATGCATAGAAAACTAGCATTAGCATATCCTAGCTCTTGTGTGACTCCCACTTTAGGATAGCTAGTGTTACCAACCCTCAGTGCGACCACCATGCGAGAAACTAGCTCGTTAGCTAATAGATGCACCCTCAGGCATTTTCATTATTTGGCCAACGTTAACTAGTTCTTGCTCACTGACAAGCCCTAAAGAGCCTCTAGTCTCATGAAGCCTGTCATTTCCAGGTGATAAAGACCACACCAAGTCAGTGACCCTGAATGTTTGAGAATATGTTAAgttgaatgtagctagctagctacattaagtTACAGAGTGTAAGTTACAGagtgtaggtagctagctagagtAGAGGTTTTCTGTTCAACTTAGTGTTTTTCTCTCATCCCCTGTAGCTAGAGCCTTACATGGATGAGAAGTTCATCTCTCGTGCATTCGCCACCATGGGAGAGCTTGTGGTGGGGGTGAGAATCATCCGGAACAAAATGAACTGGTAAGACGGGAGAACATTAGGCTACTGCAATAGAAAGGTTATGACTGATATACTTTTTTTTGTCTTTGGGAATGTCTAGTAGCCACTGTATATTACTATCACTATTCAACAACAGAAGAAATCGCACAAACACGACACGTACATGTTTTGGTCCTTCTCCACTTTGTGTAGGGGTGCGGCAGGCTATTGCTTTGTTGAGCTGGCGGACGAGGCCACTGCTGAGAGGTGTCTCAGGAAAGTCAATGGGAAGCCTCTCCCTGGAACCACACCGGTACAgggccaccacacacacacaccacacacacacaccacttaatGATTCCACATTGATTTCCAATCTCGAATCGACCCATACCTCCTTCACCTATCTCAGGCACTCTGAGAGGATTGGATATGTATAGGGCATATGGTGAACTCTTGATATACCCATTAACTTTATTAGAGATAAATAACGTCTGGAATAATCCATTCTGAACAAAACACTCTCTTTTCTACAGCCGAAGAGGTTCAAACTAAACCGTGCCACGTATGGAAGACAAGGAGAGAGCAGGTATGTACTGCATGCCACTGAACTTACTTTGTCCAGGGACTAACAGCCTCCTTTCATACAGTAGTGAAGGTAGTTGTGTGTAGATGAAGGAAGACACTTTTACTCCATTCGTTTGGTATGTTCCCAAATAATCCACGCTTTTCATTCATTACTCATTATTAATAGCATATTGATTTTTAATAAATATGATGTTTATTCATAAAGGTTTTCTTTCCTGTAAAACAGAGGTGGTTACTCAGACAACAGGTACAATCAGCCATACTCGTACAACAACAGCCAGTACTACCAACAGTACCCTGACTACTACTCCAACTGGGGGTATGACCAGAACACAGGCAGCTACGGAGGTTACAACTACAACCACTATGACTATAGCAACCAGGTGTGttctcccacccacccaccctctacTCTATCGCTCTTTACATATACATAAGCGGTACCATGTTGTGAGTAAAGACCTGTCTCTTTGTTTTAGGGTTATGGGGAGACTGAAGATGATGGGCTGGAGTGTGAGTGCTCTGTTTTCTTTCATTTCTCAATCTTCATTGTACAAAAAAGCGGCTTAAGAATTTGACATAATGTATTGAACCCAGGCcaggagtatagcctacaaaCTGTCCAGTCTGTCTGATCTTCATGGCTCTCGTGCTGTGCCCCTTTGTCTGTGTGATCTTACTGTGTGCCTTGTGTGTGTGCCTCCTGCAGACCCAATGGTGGTACTGGATGTGGTGGCAGCCAACAGGCAGTACATGGAGGAGAGTGAGGAGCTGTATGATGCCCTCATAGACTGCCACTGGCCTGCCCTGGAGCCTCCTGGTCCTACTGCTGCTGCACCATCCAAGGCACAGTAGAGCTAGCAGACCCCCTGGTCGACAGACAGCAACAGTCGGACTCTCTCAACCTCTTGATGTGGATTGTTTGGAACAGCCCAGTGTGAAGGTTCAAAGGCATCTCGTCCTGCCTGCCA
This genomic interval carries:
- the LOC139564008 gene encoding tRNA selenocysteine 1-associated protein 1-like isoform X1 yields the protein MSCLWMGNLEPYMDEKFISRAFATMGELVVGVRIIRNKMNWGAAGYCFVELADEATAERCLRKVNGKPLPGTTPPKRFKLNRATYGRQGESRGGYSDNRYNQPYSYNNSQYYQQYPDYYSNWGYDQNTGSYGGYNYNHYDYSNQGYGETEDDGLEYPMVVLDVVAANRQYMEESEELYDALIDCHWPALEPPGPTAAAPSKAQ
- the LOC139564008 gene encoding tRNA selenocysteine 1-associated protein 1-like isoform X2; translated protein: MDEKFISRAFATMGELVVGVRIIRNKMNWGAAGYCFVELADEATAERCLRKVNGKPLPGTTPPKRFKLNRATYGRQGESRGGYSDNRYNQPYSYNNSQYYQQYPDYYSNWGYDQNTGSYGGYNYNHYDYSNQGYGETEDDGLEYPMVVLDVVAANRQYMEESEELYDALIDCHWPALEPPGPTAAAPSKAQ